GCCCCACGCCCGCACGCCGAGTCGACCGGCGGCCGTGACCGGCTCTGTGTCGGTTACGTCGATCAGTGGCTCACTGCCGCTGCCGAACCAGGCCCGGATGCGGGGACCGTCGGCCGCGATCTTCAGGGGGAATGGCTCGTTCGCTCGGGGGTGGAATGGGACACGAGCGAGCGTGACTGGTTTCTTCTCGTGTCGAACCAGCGTGACCACATGGTCCCGGGCGTCGATCGCGATCTCATATCCACGTGCCGTGTCGCTGTCGACCGAGCCGCGGAGGAATACGCCGAACACTTCCATGGCATTCGAGACCGTAACTTTGGTCTCGACCGTTCCGTCCGCGAACGCCGGCCCAGCCCAGAGGGCGAAGGGCGTCCGGGCGCGGTCCACGGTCAAGATGCCTTCGTACCCGCCCGACCAGGAACCCCGGTGGTATTCCCAGCCGGTCTTCGGCCCGAGCAACGTTTCGGACGGCCGGAGGCGGTTCAGGTAACTGACGTGGAGGGAGATCGGCACGTCCGGGGCGAACGTGAGCCGGTCGGCGAGGGCTCCGTAAGCGGCCGTCTGTTTGTCGAGATATCCGCGGGCGACGGTCGCTTCCTGGGGCGTCGGTTTGCGGCCGAGGGCGAGCAGGTGCGCCCGCTCGATCTGGGCCGCCACGTCGGTGCTGGCTTCTTTCTGAACCCGCCCCGCGAACGCGGCCGCCTTCTCCCGCATCACGTTGTCGTTGAGCAGCATCAGCGCTTGCGGGGCGACCGTCGTGACCTGCCGCTCGGTCAATGGGCTGTTCACGTTCCCGTAGTCGAACCCCTCGAACATCGGTGGCAGCACGGACCGTTTGACGTAAGCGTAGACGCTCCGCCGGTCGGTCTCCGGGCCGTCCGATTTGCCCCACCCGTCGCCGGGCCGCGAACCGCCGGCCAGCACTTCGCCGGCCAACCGCGGGAAGAAGCCGCGGCCGCCGGTGGCCGGGTTCAGGGTGCCACTCACCGTCAGAACCGAGTCGCGGATCGCCTCGGCTTCCAGGCGGCGGAGGTTTTGCCGCCAGAAGCGGTCGTTCGCCGGGTCCGCGGCCGTTGCCGCCGGGTCGGTCGCCCGGGACGACATCTGGTACGCCTGCGAGAGCATGACTGTCCGGATCTGGTGCTTGACCGACCAGCCGTTGCGGGCGAAGTTGGCCGCGAGCCAGTCGAGCAACTCGGGGTGCGTCGGTGGGGTGCCGCCTTTGCCGAAGTCGGCGGTGGTTTTGACGATCCCGCGGCCGAACAGGTGCTGCCAGATTCGGTTCGCCATCACGCGGGCGGTCAGCGGGTTCTCGGCCGACGCGACCCACTTCGCCAGCGTGAGCCGACGGCCGGACAGTTCGCCATCCGTCGGTGTGCTGATTGCAGGCGATTTCCCACCGAATACGACGGGGAAACCGGGCTTCACTTCTTCGCCCGGGGTCGACGGGTTGCCGCGGAGGAGCACGTTGGTCGGCTTGGCGGCACCGTCGCGGACCGCCAAGGCCCACTCGATGCCGGCCGTCCCGTCGCGCTCGGTCTTGTCGATCTCGGTTTCCAGTCGCCTGCGTTCTTTCGCGTCCTTGGCCTTCGACAATTGTTCGCGGAGCGGCTTCACCTTCGCCTTCGTACTGGCCAATCGCTCGGCCGCTGCGGCTCGATCGCCCAGCGGAAGGAACGCGGACGAATCGGATGTGATCGGGCCGCCGTTGTACGTGCGGACGTTGCGAATGAAAGCGAGAAGCCGGTAGTAATCGGTGTGCAGGAGGGGATCAAGTTTGTGGTCGTGGCAGCGGGCGCAGCCGAAGGTCGTTCCCATGAACGCGGCCCCGGCGGTGACGACGACATCGTCCAGGTTGTCGTATTCGGCCGCCCGTGCGTCGTCGGGTTCGCCGTCCCACACGCCGACGCGGTAGAAGCCGGTGGCGATCAGGCTGTCGTCGGTCACGTCCGGCAATTCGTCGCCGGCGAGTTGTTCGAGGATGAAGCGGTCGTAAGGCTTGTCCTGGTTAAACGACCGGATGACGTAATCCCGATACCGCCAGGCGTACGGCTTTTCCTGGTCGAATTCGTACCCGTTCGTCTGGGCGAACCGAGCCACGTCCAGCCAGTGCCGCCCCCACCGCTCGCCGAACCGCGGGGACGCGAGCAAGTGGTCGATGAGTTTGGCGAACGCGTCCGGCGACTTGTCCTTTTCAAAGGCGTCCACTTCTTCCGGTGTCGGCGGCAGGCCGAGCAGGTCGAAGTAGGCCCGGCGGACGAGTTCCCGCGGCGTGGCCGGGGCGTTCTTGGGAATGTTCTTTTCGGCGAGTTTGCTCTCGATCAGGAAATCGATCGGGTTCTTCCCGGCGGGCACCACGGGCGGGTTGACCGCGCGATAGGCCCAATAGTTCCGGTCCTCGGCGGTGATGACCCGCGGTCCCTTGGGTGTCGCGGCTTTCGTTCCGCCTTCGTCGCCGGGCCAGATGGCTCCGCCCTTGACCCACCCCTTCAAGTCGGCAATGACGGCATCCGGCAATTTCTTGGCCGGGGGCATCTGCAGTTCCTTGTCGGTCCAGCAGACGGCTTTGACGAGCAGGCTCTTTTCCAAGTCACCGGGGACGACGGCCGGGCCACTCTCGCCGCCGGCGAGTAATGCTTGTCGGGAGTCGACCCGGAGCCCGCCCTTTTGCTTTTCCTGGCCGTGGCATTTCTGACACTGCTCGACCAGGACCGGCCGCACTTTCCGCTCGAACAACTGGGCGGCGGCGTGGGCCGCGTCCGTGTCGGCGGCGCGGGCACTGGCTGGAATGACGAGCAACGCGAGGACGACGAGCAGGCGGGTCATGGAGAACCACTCTCGGGTCGGCGGGCCCGGGGAAATCCCCGGAACGGCTTGAAGGCAATCGGGCGGCGGGTAGTCAAATCGTTGTGCCAGTAGAAGTGTACACCACGGCGGGTCGGAAACCCATGCGCCGGACCGACCGATCCCTATCCGAAACAGACATTCGGAGCCCGGGGTCCGAAATGTGGGCCGTTCGGGCGGACGACCGCGACCCCCGCCCGTGGATCGCCGGGGCGGTCGTCTGCCCCGCTCTGGCCCGTCGGGAAATCCGGCACACCGGTGTCGGGCGAATGAAACTGCCGTTCGAGATCGTTCGGACGAAGCTCGGCGGCAGTTACTTCCTCGCCTGTTTCGGCGGCGAGGGCAGGGTACTGGTCGACGGCCGGTGGACGCGGTGCAGCCCTGGTGAAGCGTTTCTGCTCCCGCCGGGCACGCTGCACGCCTTCCGCGGGACGGGCCGCGAGGGCTGGGACCACTGCTGGGTCCGCTACCAGGAGGCGGCCGGCCACGCACCACTGGCCGCGGCGCAAACGCCGGTGCTGGCGGAATTCGACCCGGAGCCACTGAAATCAGCCATTCTCGGCCTTTATCACGAAGCCCGCGGGGCCGCCCACCCGGCCGCCATCGACCACTGGTGCGACCTCGTTCACCTCTATGTTCTCCGATTCGCCCAGCCGGCGACAATGGACGGCCGCGTCTTACGGCTCTGGGAACTGGTCGCGGCCGACCTGGCCCGGGCGTGGTCCGCGACCGACCTCGCGGCGGAGGCCCACCTGGGCGAAAAGCAACTCCAGCGGCTATGCGTCCGCCACCTGGGTCGCACGCCCCACCAGCACCTGATTTGGCTGAGGATGCGGCGGGCGGCCGAGTTGCTGGCGGACGGGGCGAAGGTCGGCGCGGCCGCGGCGCGGGTGGGGTATCAGAACCCGTTCGTGTTCTCGTCCACCTTCAAGCGCGTGATTGGGTGCAGTCCGTCCGAATACCCGGCGAGGAAAAGGTGAGGCGATCGTATCTACCGTGCAATCATCGGGAACGTAGCCAAAAATTGTGGCGGCACGTTTCCAACGTGCCGGTATACCCCACCGGCCCGTACACCCCACATCTGGCACGTTGGAAATGTGCCGCCACACTTATGCACCTGCGGCAAAACCTACCAACCGGTGACATCTTGCGTGCCCTATACGCCGGTCAGCTCCCTGGGCGTACAATTCAGTAGGCTCCCCCTGTCCCCGAACCGGAGCGGTCCCATGTCCGCGTTCGACCCCGCGAAGCTGGCTGCCGACGTCGAGGCGTTCTGCACGGAACTGCGCCCGCTCGAAGAACTTTGCTACGTAGAGCATAAGTACAACGACCAGCTCCCCGTCCTGGCTAAAAAGCACAACCTGCTCGGGATGAACGTCTTGCCCGAGTACGGCGGCCGCGGGGCCGACGCGGTGAGCTACTTCCGCGGGCTCGCCCGGATCGGCCGCGAGGGGACCGGGCCGCGCACGTTCTTCTCCGGGCACCTGTCGATCGGGGCTTACCCGATCCAGACCTGGGGCAGCGACGCCCTCCGGCGGAAGTATCTGCCCGCCGCCTGCCGCGGGGAACAAGTTCTCGCGTTCGGGCTGACCGAACCGGACGCCGGCAGTAACCCCCGCGAGATGACCTCGACCTACGAGAAGAAGGGCGATTACTACCTGCTCAACGGAGTGAAATACCTCATCTCGAACGGCAGCGTCGCGAACGCGGTCGTCGTATTCGCATACCCCCGCGATACGAGTAAGGCTCGCCGCATCAGCGCGTTCGTCGTGGACACGGCCAGCGCCGGGTTCGTCGCCGAGACACTCACGGCCAAGATGGGCATGCCCACGTCGAATACCGCCATGTTCGAAATGACCGACGTGCGTGTGCCGGCGGAAAACCTGCTCGGGGCCGAGGGCGAGGGCTTTCGCATCGCGATGGGAACGCTTGTCAGCGGCCGACTCAGCGTGGCCGCCGGGTGCCTCGGCGTGATCGAAGACTGCCTGACCGAAGTGATCGAATACAGCAAACTCCGTAGCCAGCATGGCAAGCCGATCGCCAAACACCAGCTCGTTCAGGACCACATCGCCCACATCGAGGTCGGTCGCATAGCAAGTGACGCCCTCCTGATCCGGGCGGCCGAAGCGAAAGAGCAGTCGACGATTAACCCGGGTGACGCTGCTCTCGCAGCTGCGGCCGACGGGCTTGCCGCGCGGGCGAAGTTCTTCATCACCAACGCCGCCTGGGACGCCGCCGATCGGGCGGTTCAAGTGTTCGGAGGCCGCGGGTGGTCGACCCTTTACCGCCCAGGCCGACACCTCATGGACGTGCGCGTCTGCCGGATTTATGAGGGGACGGACGAGATTCTGAAGCTGAAAATCGCGGCTAACGTCCTCGGCAAAGAATACGAGGCATTTTCGTAAGGACACCACGCTGGCGGAATACCGGACGCCGCAAACTTCCGCATTCGGTATTTGACCGAATTATGGTCTGGCGGTTACACTTTTCTTTGTCGATAATCTCTAAACCTGCCGCCCGCTTGCCTCCCTTTATTCGGCCGCCGTTCATGACGCGTTCGCTTCCCCTCGCAGTCCTGCTGCTGGTAGTCGGCCAGCTTGGCCGTGCCGCGGAAATCCCCGCGGATTGGGCGTTTCATGCGCCGACCGCGCAGCCGGTTCCTCGCGTGACGGCGAAAGCGGACGTGCGCACTCCCGTCGACGCCTTTGTGCTAGCCAAGTTGGAAGCCGCCAAACTTGCGTTCGCGGCTCCAGCCGAAAAGCGGACCCTCATCCGCCGGGTGACGTTCGACCTGACCGGGCTCCCGCCAACGCCGGACGAAATCGACACGTTCCTCAAAGACAACTCGCCCGACGCTTACGAGAAGGTCGTCGATCGACTGCTCGCGTCGCCCCGGTTTGGCGAGCGGGCAGCGCTTTTCTGGCTGGACGTGGCCCGGTACGCCGAATCGAACGGGTTCAAGTCGGACGAGGCCCGGCCGACCGCCTGGCGGTATCGTGATTACGTGATCCAGAGCTTCAATGCCGACAAGCCCTACGACCGCTTCGTCCTCGAACAACTCGCCGGCGACGAACTCTTCCCCGACAACCCTGCTGCCGTCATCGCGACCGGCTTCCTGCGGCACTTCCCCTACGAGTCGAACGCGATCAATGTCGAGCAGCGCCGGCAGGATTATCTGAACGACATCACCGACGCCACCACGGCCGCGTTCCTCGGGCTGACCGTCGCCTGTGCCAAGTGTCACGACCACAAGACCGACCCGATCACCCAGCGCGACTATTACCGCACGCAGGCGTTCTTCGCCGGGTTCCAGCCTGTCGAGGCGCCGCTGGGAACGGCCGCCGAGTTGGCGGAGCGGGAGAAAAAGTTAAAGGACTGGGAAGAGAAGACGGCAGCCGTCCGCAAGCAAATGGAGGCCATCGAACGACCGATCCGCGAAAAGGCGATGGCCAAGGAACGGTTCCGGTTCCCCGAGGAATACTCAAGGCTACTCGACGTGCCAGTGGAGAAACGGACGCCGCTGGAAAGGCAGATCGCGTTCCTGGTCGAGCAGCAGGTCAATGGCCGGCAAAAGATTAGCGCCACTCAGATGAAGGGACCCGAGCGCGAGAAATGGGAGGGGATGGCCAAGCAGATGGCCGAGCTGTCGAAGGAGAAGCCCGGCGACCCGCAAACTGCGATGGTCATGAGCGACAGCGGCCCCGTCGCCCCGCCAACGCACCTGCTCAAGCGCGGCGACTGGCGGAAGCCGGCCGCGGAAGTGCCGCCTGGGTTCCTGTCCGAGATCGACGACCGCGACGCGGACGTAAAACCAACGGCCCGCGGCACCACGGGCCGCCGGGCCGCCCTGGCAAAGTGGCTCGTCACCGAGGACAACCCGCTCACCGCCCGGGTGATGGTCAACCGAATCTGGCAACAGCTTTTCGGCCGCGGCATCGTCGCCACGCCGTCCGACTTCGGCTCGACCGGCGACCGACCCACGCACCCGGAACTACTCGACTGGCTCGCCCGCGACTTCCAGCACCCGGCGCCGCTCCCGGGCGAGAAGGCTGTGCCGGCGTGGTCCATGAAGCACGTTTACCGGCTCATCGTCACGTCTGCCGTCTACCGGCAGTCGGGCATCGCCGACCACGGGCGGAAAGCCGATCCGGACAACGCCCTCTTGTGGCGGATGCCGCGGAAGCGGCTCGACGGCGAAGCCCTCCGCGACGCGATGCTGGCGGTCAGCGGGCAACTCAACCTAAAAGCTGGCGGTCCAAGCATTTACCCGGACCTACCAGAAGAGTTGACCAAGAGCGGCGCTTACGGCTGGAAGCCGAGTGCCGACCCGACCGATCGCTCTCGCCGCAGCGTCTACGTCGCCGTCAGGCGGAACATGCGATATCCGCTGTTCGCCTTGTTCGACAGTCCAGACC
This is a stretch of genomic DNA from Fimbriiglobus ruber. It encodes these proteins:
- a CDS encoding DUF1553 domain-containing protein, yielding MTRLLVVLALLVIPASARAADTDAAHAAAQLFERKVRPVLVEQCQKCHGQEKQKGGLRVDSRQALLAGGESGPAVVPGDLEKSLLVKAVCWTDKELQMPPAKKLPDAVIADLKGWVKGGAIWPGDEGGTKAATPKGPRVITAEDRNYWAYRAVNPPVVPAGKNPIDFLIESKLAEKNIPKNAPATPRELVRRAYFDLLGLPPTPEEVDAFEKDKSPDAFAKLIDHLLASPRFGERWGRHWLDVARFAQTNGYEFDQEKPYAWRYRDYVIRSFNQDKPYDRFILEQLAGDELPDVTDDSLIATGFYRVGVWDGEPDDARAAEYDNLDDVVVTAGAAFMGTTFGCARCHDHKLDPLLHTDYYRLLAFIRNVRTYNGGPITSDSSAFLPLGDRAAAAERLASTKAKVKPLREQLSKAKDAKERRRLETEIDKTERDGTAGIEWALAVRDGAAKPTNVLLRGNPSTPGEEVKPGFPVVFGGKSPAISTPTDGELSGRRLTLAKWVASAENPLTARVMANRIWQHLFGRGIVKTTADFGKGGTPPTHPELLDWLAANFARNGWSVKHQIRTVMLSQAYQMSSRATDPAATAADPANDRFWRQNLRRLEAEAIRDSVLTVSGTLNPATGGRGFFPRLAGEVLAGGSRPGDGWGKSDGPETDRRSVYAYVKRSVLPPMFEGFDYGNVNSPLTERQVTTVAPQALMLLNDNVMREKAAAFAGRVQKEASTDVAAQIERAHLLALGRKPTPQEATVARGYLDKQTAAYGALADRLTFAPDVPISLHVSYLNRLRPSETLLGPKTGWEYHRGSWSGGYEGILTVDRARTPFALWAGPAFADGTVETKVTVSNAMEVFGVFLRGSVDSDTARGYEIAIDARDHVVTLVRHEKKPVTLARVPFHPRANEPFPLKIAADGPRIRAWFGSGSEPLIDVTDTEPVTAAGRLGVRAWGAAASLDGLSVTTAGKTQIVATTPVRAGAGDGLPAGWTAGGGTWAVGDGAILAEAAPGSKAIWDAGPTVADGVIEADIMLRADNGDAGLLVRASDVRDGHDSLNAYNINIRPNFLRLGRHENNWKSLKEVPYAFQVGRWHHLKVEMTAGRVRIFVDGSSEAAIDYTDETPLPSGKIGLRSMASQFSARNVIATAGKARSVADMRPASLPPTLASAADKALADLCLVILNLNEFVYID
- a CDS encoding helix-turn-helix transcriptional regulator, giving the protein MWAVRADDRDPRPWIAGAVVCPALARREIRHTGVGRMKLPFEIVRTKLGGSYFLACFGGEGRVLVDGRWTRCSPGEAFLLPPGTLHAFRGTGREGWDHCWVRYQEAAGHAPLAAAQTPVLAEFDPEPLKSAILGLYHEARGAAHPAAIDHWCDLVHLYVLRFAQPATMDGRVLRLWELVAADLARAWSATDLAAEAHLGEKQLQRLCVRHLGRTPHQHLIWLRMRRAAELLADGAKVGAAAARVGYQNPFVFSSTFKRVIGCSPSEYPARKR
- a CDS encoding acyl-CoA dehydrogenase family protein; translated protein: MSAFDPAKLAADVEAFCTELRPLEELCYVEHKYNDQLPVLAKKHNLLGMNVLPEYGGRGADAVSYFRGLARIGREGTGPRTFFSGHLSIGAYPIQTWGSDALRRKYLPAACRGEQVLAFGLTEPDAGSNPREMTSTYEKKGDYYLLNGVKYLISNGSVANAVVVFAYPRDTSKARRISAFVVDTASAGFVAETLTAKMGMPTSNTAMFEMTDVRVPAENLLGAEGEGFRIAMGTLVSGRLSVAAGCLGVIEDCLTEVIEYSKLRSQHGKPIAKHQLVQDHIAHIEVGRIASDALLIRAAEAKEQSTINPGDAALAAAADGLAARAKFFITNAAWDAADRAVQVFGGRGWSTLYRPGRHLMDVRVCRIYEGTDEILKLKIAANVLGKEYEAFS
- a CDS encoding DUF1549 and DUF1553 domain-containing protein; protein product: MTRSLPLAVLLLVVGQLGRAAEIPADWAFHAPTAQPVPRVTAKADVRTPVDAFVLAKLEAAKLAFAAPAEKRTLIRRVTFDLTGLPPTPDEIDTFLKDNSPDAYEKVVDRLLASPRFGERAALFWLDVARYAESNGFKSDEARPTAWRYRDYVIQSFNADKPYDRFVLEQLAGDELFPDNPAAVIATGFLRHFPYESNAINVEQRRQDYLNDITDATTAAFLGLTVACAKCHDHKTDPITQRDYYRTQAFFAGFQPVEAPLGTAAELAEREKKLKDWEEKTAAVRKQMEAIERPIREKAMAKERFRFPEEYSRLLDVPVEKRTPLERQIAFLVEQQVNGRQKISATQMKGPEREKWEGMAKQMAELSKEKPGDPQTAMVMSDSGPVAPPTHLLKRGDWRKPAAEVPPGFLSEIDDRDADVKPTARGTTGRRAALAKWLVTEDNPLTARVMVNRIWQQLFGRGIVATPSDFGSTGDRPTHPELLDWLARDFQHPAPLPGEKAVPAWSMKHVYRLIVTSAVYRQSGIADHGRKADPDNALLWRMPRKRLDGEALRDAMLAVSGQLNLKAGGPSIYPDLPEELTKSGAYGWKPSADPTDRSRRSVYVAVRRNMRYPLFALFDSPDRNEVCARRFVSTTAPQALTLLNDGLVIGYAKKLAVRVEKDAGTDPDKAIDRAFTLAIGRAPDTEEHAAARGFLDNHSAQPSTAIADLCHALLNLNEFLYVD